The Anolis carolinensis isolate JA03-04 chromosome 1, rAnoCar3.1.pri, whole genome shotgun sequence genome window below encodes:
- the bet1l gene encoding BET1-like protein, producing MADWGRGQNASAVDDMLDEENKRMTENLSSKVTRLKSLALDIDKDAEDQNHYLDGMDSDFMSVTGLLTGSVKRFSTMTRSGRDNRKLLCYISAGLVAVFFILYYLVARART from the exons GTCAGAATGCAAGTGCTGTGGATGATATGCTAGATGAGGAAAACAAGCGTATGACCGAAAACCTGAGTTCTAAAGTCACCCGGCTAAAATCG CTTGCACTAGACATTGACAAAGATGCTGAGGATCAAAATCACTACCTAGATGGCATG GACTCTGATTTCATGAGTGTAACGGGCCTTTTGACTGGGAGTGTGAAGCGTTTCTCCACCATGACCCGTTCAGGAAGGGACAATCGCAAACTTCTTTGTTACATCTCCGCTGGACTTGTTGCTGTATTCTTCATCCTCTATTATTTGGTGGCAAGGGCACGAACTTGA
- the cimap1a gene encoding ciliary microtubule associated protein 1A, protein MGDEKWVGTWRPHRPRGPIMAQFTSPGPKYYIQGATGHVSHIPTKRKAPAYSMPSSRPLPRKDCSPGPYPVQASMTYRGRKSAPAYSMGSRPTAKVEITPGPASYSPEKSNKIIYKSVPAHTMAFRSQGFKTDCTPGPNAYMIPGVLGPHLVDKTSNPSYTMVGKTMRGSFLEDLHKTPGPAAYHKPHTEVYKKRAPKYSMGMRNAALRSGKIPGPADYEIGKVSMIKSCAPVVTFGIKHSDYTTPLIVDVC, encoded by the exons ATGGGTGATGAAAAATGGGTGGGAACATGGAGGCCTCATCGTCCAAGAGGCCCAATCATGGCCCAATTCACAAGCCCAGGGCCGAAGTACTACATACAAGGAGCAACag GTCATGTATCACACATCCCGACCAAAAGGAAAGCCCCAGCCTACAGTATGCCTAGCTCAAGGCCTCTCCCCAGAAAAGACTGCTCGCCAGGTCCATATCCTGTGCAGGCCTCTATGACGTATAGGGGGAGAAAATCGGCTCCAGCTTATTCAATGGGTAGTCGACCCACAGCTAAAGTGGAGATTACCCCAGGTCCCG CCTCTTACTCACCAGAGAAGTCTAACAAAATTATCTACAAATCTGTACCTGCACATACCATGGCATTCAGGTCTCAAGGTTTTAAAACAGACTGTACGCCAG GTCCCAATGCTTACATGATTCCAGGGGTGCTTGGTCCACACTTAGTGGACAAGACTTCTAATCCTTCTTATACCATGGTAGGAAAGACTATGCGTGGATCTTTCCTTGAAGACCTTCATAAG ACCCCTGGTCCTGCAGCTTATCATAAACCACATACAGAGGTCTATAAAAAGAGAGCACCAAAATATTCCATGGGCATGCGAAATGCAGCATTACGAAGTGGGAAAATACCTGGGCCTGCTGATTATGAAATAGGAAAG GTATCAATGATCAAATCTTGTGCTCCAGTTGTCACCTTTGGAATCAAACATTCAGATTATACAACACCTTTGATTGTGGATGTCTGCTGA